One Thomasclavelia spiroformis DSM 1552 DNA window includes the following coding sequences:
- a CDS encoding acylphosphatase, which produces MIRRHYLFYGRVQEVGFRFTTYHLAKKLGLTGWVCNLSNGAVEACFQGEEKVIDYLINELKHTQFININKIECENLKVLKYENDFGIKY; this is translated from the coding sequence ATGATTAGAAGACATTATTTGTTTTATGGTCGAGTACAAGAAGTTGGTTTTCGCTTTACAACATATCATCTTGCTAAAAAGTTAGGTTTAACAGGGTGGGTTTGTAATTTATCAAATGGTGCAGTTGAGGCTTGTTTTCAAGGAGAAGAGAAAGTAATTGATTATTTAATTAATGAGTTAAAGCATACCCAATTTATTAATATTAATAAAATTGAATGTGAAAATTTAAAAGTTTTAAAATATGAAAATGATTTTGGAATAAAATATTAG